Proteins found in one Haloferax litoreum genomic segment:
- a CDS encoding DUF7108 family protein: MPDPELPEEVLQEAERLTRLARDAVDPDERATYLSARDELVEPHDFVARLRDEDETLVLHPAEWVDDDGTVRPSQIDDVDRGIERPLSGTGEEHEWSAVETHNAAVVEAVAAEHGEVHAANARAFADFLGNHYVRKIETAGAPEVREFVEEYYPRNAWPTTEQQSLLSDSLELIFDTVGAEVPEYR, from the coding sequence ATGCCTGACCCAGAACTCCCCGAAGAGGTATTGCAAGAAGCAGAGCGGTTGACTCGGTTGGCACGCGACGCCGTCGACCCAGACGAACGCGCGACGTATCTGTCGGCACGAGACGAACTCGTCGAACCGCACGACTTCGTCGCCCGCCTCCGCGACGAAGACGAGACGCTCGTCCTCCACCCTGCCGAGTGGGTCGACGACGATGGAACCGTCCGCCCGTCACAAATCGACGACGTCGACCGTGGGATAGAACGCCCACTCTCGGGGACTGGCGAAGAACACGAGTGGAGCGCAGTCGAAACACACAACGCCGCCGTCGTCGAGGCTGTCGCCGCCGAACACGGTGAAGTGCACGCAGCAAACGCTCGCGCGTTCGCGGACTTCCTCGGTAACCACTACGTTCGGAAGATAGAGACGGCAGGCGCTCCTGAGGTACGCGAGTTCGTCGAAGAATATTATCCACGCAATGCGTGGCCGACCACTGAACAGCAGTCGTTACTTTCGGACTCGCTCGAACTGATCTTCGACACCGTAGGCGCCGAAGTGCCCGAATACAGGTGA
- a CDS encoding SDR family oxidoreductase yields the protein MHQKTVLITGCSSGIGRATALDFLDEEWEVYATARNPADIQTLGDRGANIATLDVTDQSDVDRVVDRILDEQGRIDCLVNNAGYGQMGPIEDVPTEMVHKQFDVNVYGPHRLTRAVLPHMRSQGDGTIVNVSSVVGRVSFPGGGVYAGSKFALEAMTDALRAEVEEYGIDAVLVEPGPVETQFSDRVEDQVNGGDETDGIERSGAYEKFYKLFDDTEALGGTGPGAIPPERVAEDIVNAASSTKPRARYQPGTVAQIGVLGRFLPDSWRDTLFGFARKLP from the coding sequence GTGCATCAAAAGACGGTCCTCATCACCGGTTGTTCCTCGGGAATCGGGCGTGCCACGGCGCTCGACTTCCTTGACGAGGAGTGGGAGGTCTACGCCACCGCCCGAAACCCGGCAGACATCCAGACGCTGGGTGACCGCGGTGCGAACATCGCGACGCTCGACGTGACCGACCAGAGTGACGTCGACCGCGTCGTGGACCGCATCCTCGACGAACAGGGTCGCATCGACTGTCTCGTCAACAACGCTGGCTACGGCCAGATGGGCCCCATCGAGGACGTGCCGACGGAGATGGTTCACAAACAGTTCGACGTGAACGTCTACGGACCACACCGCCTCACGCGTGCCGTCCTCCCTCACATGCGGTCGCAGGGCGACGGGACCATCGTCAACGTCTCCAGTGTCGTCGGGCGCGTCTCCTTCCCCGGCGGCGGCGTCTACGCGGGGTCGAAGTTCGCGCTCGAAGCGATGACCGACGCACTCCGCGCCGAGGTCGAAGAGTACGGTATCGACGCCGTGCTGGTCGAACCCGGCCCGGTGGAGACGCAATTCTCAGACCGCGTCGAAGACCAGGTCAACGGCGGCGACGAGACCGACGGTATCGAGCGGTCGGGTGCCTACGAGAAGTTCTACAAACTCTTCGACGATACCGAAGCACTCGGCGGCACTGGTCCCGGTGCGATTCCCCCGGAGCGAGTCGCAGAAGACATCGTCAACGCGGCGAGTTCGACGAAACCACGGGCACGCTACCAGCCCGGAACAGTCGCCCAAATCGGCGTGCTCGGTCGCTTCCTGCCAGATTCGTGGCGCGACACCCTGTTCGGGTTCGCACGCAAACTCCCGTAG
- a CDS encoding ArsA family ATPase — MDIDVEPTDRPQDDADDAGDDGPAEIEVEVTDREEETTTDRADLPRGIDAPDYVLYGGKGGVGKTTMAAATALASAADGTATLVVSTDPAHSLSDTLGMPLPAEPARVREDIPLYAAEIDPDSVMEGPFAGGGDAPADDETAYDTSDYDDDNPFVGDDGGASPFGGMGDAMGGFEDLLGGDGPMGMAGSMPGADEAAAMQQLLEYLDDPRFERVVIDTAPTGHTLRLLELPEMMDSMLGRIVRMRERFSGMMDSVKGMFGGGPDDPQAGMADLDELRERIERLRAVLRDPSKTDFRVVMIPEEMSVVESKRLVARLDEFGIPVQTLVVNRVMEQVDDVADVDSSWFESPDLEHCGFCQRRWKVQQEALRSATDLFRGRDVKRVPLLADQVQGEDALRVVASCLE; from the coding sequence GGTCCAGCGGAGATAGAAGTCGAAGTCACGGACCGCGAGGAGGAGACGACTACGGACCGTGCAGACCTCCCGCGTGGCATCGACGCCCCCGACTACGTCCTCTACGGCGGCAAGGGCGGCGTCGGAAAGACCACGATGGCCGCGGCGACGGCACTCGCCAGTGCAGCAGACGGGACGGCGACGCTCGTCGTCTCGACGGACCCTGCCCACTCGTTGTCCGACACGCTGGGCATGCCCCTCCCCGCCGAACCGGCGCGGGTTCGCGAGGACATCCCCCTCTACGCGGCGGAAATCGACCCCGACTCGGTGATGGAAGGGCCGTTTGCGGGCGGCGGAGACGCTCCCGCGGACGACGAGACGGCCTACGACACGAGCGACTACGACGACGACAACCCGTTCGTCGGCGACGACGGCGGGGCCTCTCCGTTCGGCGGTATGGGTGACGCGATGGGTGGATTCGAGGACCTGCTCGGTGGCGACGGGCCGATGGGGATGGCTGGGTCGATGCCCGGCGCGGACGAGGCAGCGGCGATGCAGCAACTCCTCGAATATCTGGACGACCCGCGATTCGAACGCGTCGTCATCGACACCGCGCCGACCGGCCACACGCTCCGACTCCTCGAACTACCGGAGATGATGGACTCGATGCTCGGTCGCATCGTCCGCATGCGCGAACGCTTCTCGGGGATGATGGACAGCGTCAAAGGCATGTTCGGCGGCGGCCCGGACGACCCGCAAGCGGGTATGGCCGACCTCGACGAACTCCGCGAACGTATCGAGCGCCTTCGCGCCGTCCTTCGTGACCCCTCGAAGACGGACTTCCGTGTCGTCATGATTCCCGAAGAGATGAGCGTGGTCGAGTCGAAGCGTCTCGTCGCCCGTCTCGACGAGTTCGGCATCCCGGTGCAGACGCTCGTCGTCAATCGCGTCATGGAGCAGGTAGACGACGTGGCTGACGTGGACTCCTCGTGGTTCGAATCACCGGACCTCGAACACTGTGGATTCTGTCAGCGTCGCTGGAAAGTTCAGCAAGAGGCACTTCGGTCCGCGACGGACCTCTTCCGTGGCCGTGACGTGAAACGGGTTCCGCTCCTCGCAGACCAGGTGCAGGGTGAAGACGCGCTTCGCGTCGTCGCGTCCTGTCTGGAGTAA
- a CDS encoding PadR family transcriptional regulator — MSEAQTIGNKSGAARDLTAFQQNILVILAEEPMYGLAIKRHLEEYYDTEVNHGRLYPNLDDLVEMDLVEKSELDKRTNQYELTDDGLQAVLDRFDWMLSKFVTDDERAEMVSDLIEAKL, encoded by the coding sequence ATGTCAGAGGCACAAACTATTGGCAACAAATCCGGTGCGGCTCGGGACCTCACCGCGTTCCAACAGAACATCCTCGTCATCCTCGCCGAGGAACCGATGTACGGTCTTGCAATCAAGCGCCACCTCGAAGAGTACTACGACACCGAAGTCAACCACGGGCGTCTGTACCCCAACCTCGACGACCTCGTCGAGATGGACCTCGTCGAGAAGAGCGAACTCGACAAGCGCACCAACCAGTACGAACTGACCGACGATGGTCTCCAGGCCGTCCTCGACCGCTTCGACTGGATGCTCTCGAAGTTCGTCACCGACGACGAACGCGCCGAGATGGTCTCGGACCTCATCGAAGCCAAGCTGTAA
- a CDS encoding endonuclease V, with product MRQVHPGLAPRPGLARAEMESLQRRVAETAVFEDDLSFDPTSVSLADPTTTTLSGVSDPPLVAGIDQSFLDDRALSAVVVLRGGEVVERVHAVSELDLPYVPGLLSFREGGPILDALATLDSDPDLLVFDGSGRIHFRQAGLATHLGVVCDVPSIGVAKSLLCGTPDEDVDGRPEGWQTPIRADDSVDAVGGHPATPETTIGYAFQSRQYDSRPIINPLYVSPGHRLSAETAVELVSRLSGDYKLPEPTRLADTYADEAKAQYE from the coding sequence ATGCGGCAAGTACATCCCGGACTCGCACCGCGACCCGGACTCGCGCGCGCTGAGATGGAGTCTCTCCAGCGCCGCGTCGCCGAGACGGCCGTCTTCGAGGACGACCTGTCGTTCGACCCGACAAGCGTTTCGCTCGCCGACCCCACAACGACGACGCTCTCGGGCGTCTCTGACCCGCCGCTCGTCGCCGGCATCGACCAGTCATTCCTCGACGACCGTGCCCTGAGCGCCGTCGTCGTCCTGCGCGGCGGTGAAGTGGTCGAACGCGTCCACGCCGTCTCCGAACTCGACTTGCCGTACGTTCCCGGTCTCCTCTCGTTCCGCGAGGGTGGACCCATCCTCGACGCGCTCGCCACACTCGACAGCGACCCCGACCTCCTCGTCTTCGATGGGTCTGGTCGCATCCACTTCCGACAGGCCGGCCTCGCCACACACCTCGGCGTCGTCTGCGACGTGCCGAGTATCGGCGTCGCCAAGTCGCTCCTCTGCGGCACACCTGACGAGGACGTAGACGGCCGACCCGAAGGCTGGCAGACACCGATTCGCGCAGACGACTCGGTCGATGCCGTCGGCGGACACCCCGCCACTCCAGAGACGACCATCGGATACGCCTTCCAGTCGCGACAGTACGATTCGCGGCCGATTATCAATCCACTGTACGTCAGTCCCGGTCACCGACTCTCGGCCGAGACGGCAGTCGAACTCGTCTCACGCCTCTCCGGCGACTACAAGCTCCCCGAACCGACGCGCCTCGCAGACACCTACGCCGACGAGGCGAAAGCGCAGTACGAGTAG
- a CDS encoding inorganic diphosphatase: MANLWEDMETGPNAPDEIYAVVECLKGERNKYEYDKDIPGVVLDRVLHSNVHYPSDYGFMPQTYYDDEDPFDVLVLVEDQTFPGCVIEARPVALMKMDDDGEQDDKVIAVPTEDPRYDHIEDLEDIPQQLQDEIDEFFSTYKNLEAGKEVETLGWEDKQAAKDAIEHAMDLYEENFA; encoded by the coding sequence ATGGCGAATCTCTGGGAAGACATGGAGACCGGCCCCAACGCGCCGGACGAAATCTACGCAGTTGTCGAGTGTCTCAAAGGCGAGCGCAACAAGTACGAGTACGACAAGGACATCCCCGGTGTCGTCCTCGACCGTGTGCTTCACTCGAACGTCCACTATCCGTCTGACTACGGGTTCATGCCGCAGACGTACTACGACGACGAAGACCCATTCGACGTGCTCGTCCTCGTCGAAGACCAGACGTTCCCCGGCTGCGTCATCGAAGCACGCCCCGTCGCACTCATGAAGATGGACGACGACGGCGAACAGGACGACAAGGTCATCGCCGTCCCCACCGAGGACCCGCGCTACGACCACATCGAGGACCTCGAAGACATCCCACAGCAACTCCAAGACGAGATTGACGAGTTCTTCTCGACGTACAAGAACCTCGAAGCGGGCAAGGAAGTCGAGACCCTCGGCTGGGAAGACAAGCAGGCCGCGAAGGACGCCATCGAGCACGCGATGGACCTCTACGAAGAGAACTTCGCGTAA
- a CDS encoding rhomboid family intramembrane serine protease, producing MATCDVCGRHENLPYRCSRCGGTFCAEHRLPENHDCPGLSEWDDPSGIFESDFDDSVRTEKRRAGGLLNSLTSTGGFLGYFRGNMAYLFLAIMWVMFLFEWLVLLVTNSGALFSAIFTLSTEHPLYVWTWVTSVFSHSPFSFYHIVGNSIVLYFFGPPVERYIGSRKFALLFVGAGALAGLSHIGSALILTPGVPTSVLGASGAVFAVLGVLTVLNPGLRIYLYFLIPIPLWLFTFGFAALSVVFFLSPGTAATAGQGNVAHFAHLVGLVIGLAYGQRVKGNRSVPSEMSLGGGMRRGPGRR from the coding sequence ATGGCTACCTGCGACGTTTGCGGACGGCACGAGAACCTGCCGTACCGTTGTTCGCGGTGTGGCGGCACGTTCTGTGCTGAACACCGACTTCCCGAGAACCACGACTGCCCGGGGCTCTCGGAGTGGGACGACCCCTCTGGCATCTTCGAGAGCGACTTTGACGACTCTGTTCGGACGGAGAAGCGTCGGGCCGGCGGGCTTTTGAACTCACTGACGAGCACGGGCGGGTTCCTCGGCTACTTCCGGGGGAACATGGCCTACCTGTTCCTCGCAATCATGTGGGTGATGTTCCTCTTCGAGTGGCTCGTCCTCCTCGTGACGAACTCGGGCGCACTGTTCAGCGCTATCTTCACGCTGAGTACGGAGCACCCGCTGTACGTCTGGACGTGGGTCACCTCGGTGTTCTCGCACAGTCCGTTCTCGTTCTACCACATCGTGGGGAACAGCATCGTGCTGTACTTCTTCGGCCCACCAGTCGAACGGTACATCGGGTCGCGGAAGTTCGCCCTCCTGTTCGTCGGTGCGGGCGCACTCGCCGGCCTCTCGCACATCGGGAGCGCCCTCATCCTGACGCCCGGCGTCCCCACGTCGGTTCTCGGAGCGTCTGGTGCCGTCTTCGCCGTCCTCGGCGTGCTCACGGTGCTGAACCCCGGGCTGCGCATCTATCTGTACTTCCTCATCCCCATCCCGCTGTGGCTGTTCACCTTCGGGTTCGCGGCCCTCTCTGTCGTGTTCTTCCTCTCGCCGGGGACGGCCGCGACGGCCGGACAGGGGAACGTCGCGCACTTCGCTCACCTCGTCGGCCTCGTCATCGGACTCGCCTACGGACAGCGTGTGAAAGGCAACCGAAGCGTCCCCAGTGAGATGTCGCTCGGGGGAGGAATGCGTCGCGGCCCCGGCCGACGCTGA